CTAGTTCGTTATACGTAATGACCCAAATCTTATCTTTATGACTGTTTTGACATAGAAAAATAGGATACCAACTCTGCACTTTTTGGACATCCTTTTGCATGGACATACAAGATATCTTTATCAAAAACATCGATTTCATTCAATCGGCTAACTTGCCTAAGCATGTTAAAAAAACGGCTCTCGATATTGCTCAATGCAGAACTAATGCTATGAACGGACATCTTTACCAATGTCCTGAAGAACACTTCTCTGTTTTCCTTAGAAATTCTTGTAATAATAGATTCTGTCCTAAATGCCAATACAGAAATAAAGATCTCTGGAATGTTGCTACTAAAAACTTGATTATTAATACTGATCATTACCATCTTGTCTTTAAGTTACCTACTTTCTGTTATCCTTATGTTACTACTTTTTATAAAGACTTTGTAAACTTACTCTTTGAGGCTTCAAAAAAAACTATTTATAGAATACTTAAGCTCTCTTTTGATAAAAATGTTATACCTGGATTTATCATGGTTTTACACACTCATGGGAAGCTTAATCAATTCCATCCTCACATTCACGTTCTTATCACTGACGGTGGACTAGATAAAACTAACAACAACTGGGTGCTTTCGCAAAACAATCTTTTTGATTTCTACCAATTCAATTCTATTTATCAAATCATACTCAAAAAAGAACTTTTCGCTTTCTATAAAAACCATACTTCTCTAGGCAACTCTTTTCTAGAGCAAATTAATTCTAATTACAAAATGTTCGCTTTTACTTCCGAAAAAATTTCTGATCCTTATCACGTCATCGATTACTTTACTAAATCAATAAAAGGTTCTAACCTCAAAGAACAAGA
The sequence above is a segment of the Leptospira kanakyensis genome. Coding sequences within it:
- a CDS encoding IS91 family transposase produces the protein MDIQDIFIKNIDFIQSANLPKHVKKTALDIAQCRTNAMNGHLYQCPEEHFSVFLRNSCNNRFCPKCQYRNKDLWNVATKNLIINTDHYHLVFKLPTFCYPYVTTFYKDFVNLLFEASKKTIYRILKLSFDKNVIPGFIMVLHTHGKLNQFHPHIHVLITDGGLDKTNNNWVLSQNNLFDFYQFNSIYQIILKKELFAFYKNHTSLGNSFLEQINSNYKMFAFTSEKISDPYHVIDYFTKSIKGSNLKEQDLNTDDNLVSINIGNISSQLSQKNFIKRYLLHVLPLGTKSIRYFGIYSHKAKKCLNSAKLLFPGSSNLDSITSIHPENLEHEFDYLPYKFCPICKKHMILIEKTLPFQMPLYVEHTFGDQPPNIEFFNSIAA